In Lolium perenne isolate Kyuss_39 chromosome 5, Kyuss_2.0, whole genome shotgun sequence, the sequence agtgccttttacctttcctccccggcaacggcgccagaaaagtgcttgatgtctacgggtgcttctattcttgtagacagtgttgggcctccaagagcagaggtttgtagaacagcagcaagtttcccttaagtggatcacccaaggtttatcgaactcagggaggaagaggtcaaagatatccctctcatgcaaccctgcaaccacaaagcaagaagtctcttgtgtccccaacacacctaataggtgcactagttcggcgaagagatagtgaaatacaagtggtatgaatgaatatgagcgatAGTACGGCATGagaaaaagtgcttgctggcgtgcagttgatggtagtaatattgcaggaagtaaacaagcagtaaaacagtaaacaagcagcgatagcagtatttaggaacaaggcctacggatcatactttcactagtggacactctcaacattgatcacataacagaataaatagatagatgctagaatctacaccctcttgttggatgatgaacaccactaactgtgtaggattacacgaaccctcaatgccggagttaacaagctccacaatattcaatgttcatatttaaataaccttagagtgcataacagatcaacataaccaaaccaagtactaacatagcatgcacactgtcaccttcacactacgaaaggaggaatagatcacatcaatactatcatagcaatagttaacttcataatctacaagagatcacaatcatagcctacgccaagtactacacgatgcacacactgtcaccattacaccgtgcaggaggaataaactactttaataacatcactagagtagcacacagataaattgtgatagaaaacacattgcaatcataaagagatataaataagcacttcactatgccattcataacagcgaataagtattctgtgaaatatagcctaagagacccacacggtgcacacactgtcacctttacacacgtgggataaggagtctccggagatcacataagtaaaatccacttgactagcataatgacatctagattacaagcatcatcatatgaatctcaatcatgtaaggcagctcatgagattattgtattgaggcacataggagagagattaaccacatagctatcggtacagccccgagcctcgatggagaactactccctcctcctgggagacagcagcgttgatgaagatggcggtggtgtcgatggagaagccttccgggggcacttccccgtcccggcggcgtgccgaaacagagactcctgtcccccagatcttggcttcgcgatggcggcggctctggaaggttttctctggtttcgtcaaacgtggtagggttttcgcgacggagaccttaagtaggcggaagggcaggtcagggggccacacgaggtggccacacaataggccggcgcggcccaagcccaggccgtgccgccttgttgtgtcgtcgcctcgtggccccactttgtttcctcttcggtcttctggaagcttcgtggaaaaataggaccctgggcgttgatttcgtccaattccgaaaatatttccttactaggatttctggaaccaaaaacagcagaaaacaggaactggcccttcggcatcccgtcaataggttagttccggaaaacgcataaatatgacatataatgtgtaaaaaacatgtagatatcatcaataatgtggcatggaacataagaaattatcgatacgtcggagacgtatcagaacctgataaatttgtcgatgaagaaggggatgccttgggcatccccaagcttagacgcttgagtcttcttcaaatatgcaggggtgaaccaccggggcatccccaagcttaaactcttcactcttcttgatcatagtatatcatcctcctctcttgaccctagaaaacttcctccacaccaaactcgaaacaaactcattagagggttagtgcataatcaaaatttcacatgttcagaggtgacacaatcattcttaacacttctggacattgcacaaagctactggaagtcaatggaacaaagaaatctatccaacacagcaaaagaggcaatgcgaaataaaaggcagaatctgtcaaaacagaacagtccgtaaagacgaattttaaagtggcaccagacttgctcagatgaaaatgcccaaattgaatgaaagttgcgtacatatctgaggatcacgcacgtaaattggcagatttttttgagttacctacagagaattctgcctagattcgtgacagacagaaatctgtttctgcgcagtaatccaaatctagtatgaaccttgctatcaaagactttacttggcacaacaatgcaataaaataagataaggagaggttgctacagtagtaacaacttccaagactcaaatataaaacaaagtactgtagtaaaataaacacatgggttatctcccaagaagttctttctttatagccattaagataggctcaacaattttaatgatgctcgcgcaagaaatagtatttgaagcaaaagagagcatcaagaggcaaattcaaaacaaatttaagcctaacatgcttcctatgaaaaggaatcttgtacacaaatgaattcatgaagaacaaagtgacaagcataagaggataaaacaagagtaacttcacaattctcaacataaagaggggaaacttaacattattaagatgcatacaaccatgtttccctctctcataataactttcagtagtgtcatgaacaaattcaacaatataagtatcacataaagcattcttatcatgaatctcatgcataaaattattactctccacataggcataatcaattttattagttgtagtggaagcaaattcaacaaagtagctatcattattattctcatcatcaaatattggaggcatattgtaatcataatcaaatttatcctccataacaggcggtactaaaagaccaatatcattataatcatcataaataggaggcaaagtatcatcaaagtaaattttctcctcaatgcttgggggactaaaaatatcatgctcatcaaagccagcttccccaagcttagaattttccatatcattagcaacaatggtgttcaaagcgttcatactaatttgttccataggttttttaattttcgcatcaaaccatccatgtcttaaatcaggaaatataataagaagctcattgttgtccattatgcctaactagtgtaaacaagaaacaaaaagatgcaattgcaagatctaaaggaaatagcttcgagcacacacacaacggcaacagaaaagtactttacctgggaccggagtatgagtgccttttacctttactccccggcaacggcgccagaaaatagcttgatgtctacgcacgcttctattcctgtagacagtgttgggcctccaagagcagaggtttgtagaacagcagcaagtttcccttaagtggatcacccaaggtttatcgaactcagggaggaagaggtcaaagatatccctctcatgcaaccctgcaaccacaaagcaagaagtctcttgtgtccccaacacacctaataggtgcactagttcggcgaagagatagtgaaatacaagtggtatgaatgaatatgagcagtagtacggcgccagaaaagtgcttactggcgtgcagttgatggtactaatattgcaggtagtataaatgcagtaaaacaataaacaagcagcgatagcagtatttaggaacaaggcctagggataatactttcactagtggacactctcaacattgatcacataacagaataaataaatagatgctagactctacaccctcttgttggatgatgaacaccactaactgtgtaggattacacgaaccctcaatgccggagttaacaagctccacaatattcaatgttcatatttaaataaccttagagtgcataacagatcaacataaccaaaccaagtactaacatagcatgcacactgtcaccttcacactacgaaaggaggaatagatcacttcaataccatcatagcaatagttaacttcataatctacaagagatcacaatcatagcctacgccaagtactacacgatgcacacactgtcaccattacaccgtgcaggaggaataaactactttaataacatcactagagtagcacgcagatatattgtgatacaaaacacattgcaatcataacgagatataaataagcccttcactatgccattcataacagcgaataagtattctgtgaaatatagcctaagagacccacacggtgcacacactgtcacctttacacacgtgggacaaggagtctccggagatcacataagtaaaatccacttgactagcacaatgacatctagattacaagcatcatcatatgaatctcaatcatgtaaggcagctcatgagattattgtattgaagtacataggagagagatgaaccacatagctaccggtacagccccgagcctcgatggagaactactccctcctcatgggagacagcagcgttgatgaagatggcggtggtgttgatggagaatccttccgggggcacttccccgtcccggcggcgtgccggaacagagactcctgtcccccagatcttggcttcgcgatggcggcggctctggaaggttttctctggtttcgtcgaacgtggtagggttttcgcgacggagactttaagtaggcggaagggcagatcagggggccacacgagggccccacacaccagggccgcgcggccaaggcctgggccgcgccgccctgttgtggtggcacctcgtggccccacttcgtctcccctccggtcttctggaagcttcgtgtaaaaataggaccctgggcgttgatttcgtccaattccgagaatatttccttactaggatttctgaaaccaaaaacaccagaaaacaacaactggcccttcggcatctcgtcaataggttagttccagaaaatgcataataatgacataaagtatgcataaaacatgtagatatcatcaataatgtggcatggaacataagaaattatcgatacgtcggagacgtatcagtggacgCAAACCTCGGCCGTACTGATTTTCCTCATCCTTTGTACGTGTCTCATCAGCTGGCGATGGAGTCTGAAATATGTATGGAGATTCCTGATTTGGGGGAATCAAACTGGCATCTGTGCCGAAAATAGCACCTCCAAAGAATTCTTCAACTATCCCGGTAACATCATCGCGAGGTTGTTGGGAAGTGCTGCCGTAGTATTGTGGTTGCTGCGTCATATCGGGCCATGTCGGGACTAAAGATTCCTGCGTATTGAATGGCTCCGTCAGAAACATGCACGCAATAATCATGTATGTAATTAACATGAATTAACCTAAGTGGGTATTACGATTGCATGTGGTCACGACCACGCAGTGGAGGCATATTGTGGCCTAAACCAGCTCCCATGTTGGACCACGTAGGGTCAACAGATTCCTACGAACGTAAACGACATGTTATTAGTAGTCATGTAAATAATCACGTGTTGGTAGGTAATTATTAAATATGAGCATACCTGAGTGTTGAATCTTTGCGAGTACTCGCCTTCTGTGTAGGAGTATCGTTGTCCAGATGGATATGACGGAAAATGATCGTTCTCCTAATACAATTGGAAAAAAATGTGTTATTGTTGTAAGTTCAGGAGGAATGTATGTACGCAAGTTGATTACCTGTGTGGCACCATGGCGTTGAGATATGTGTGCGGACTGTGATCGTTCAAGTAGAGATGATTCGCGTCGTGGATTAGATGTATGCGAGGTAGAGGGAACTGGTACGGTCGGTGTGGCTGATGGCTGGCTAACACGTACCATACTCGGTCTGTTCGACGGTGCCTCCGGCATGTCGAATGCTCGGCTGACAACATCGTCGTGACGGCTGCAACCAAGACGCCTAAGCCCTTTAATGGCAGTATTAAAAATACGTTTTACCATGGATTTTCCCTCCGAACTATCCATGTTGCGCAACTGCAAAGTGTTCTGGGCATCCTCTGCGATCTGCCTAAACTTGTCAATCTGAATGAAATAAAAAAATTAATATTACCTATGAACACAAGTTTTCTGAATTATATTTATATAGAAAGTACCGAAGTGTCACGGTGGTAAGCTGAGGCCCATGTGAGGTGTGCCAGACTCGATGGTGGGGGACCGGTGAGCAGAGTCCGTGTGCTAGCGCGGTACCATTCATTATACGCTGTCAATATCTCACCGTGGTACCGTCTGCATTAGTGATAAATTACGTTAGCACGTACATGCTGATAAGATGAATTAAAATATATAATTACCTATTTTCGCGTATTCCATCGGACTCTGCTTCATCAATCCATTTCGTAATCCATGTTTGATTACGCTGACTCCAGTCGAAACAACTCATGCCTTTATTATCTTGTCTACAATACAATAAGTTTCATTAAATAATGAAATAGAGTAATACAAATGCAATTCATTGTTTCTATTAGAGTGCGTGAACTTACGTATGAACATCAGCAACAAGTCATCTTGGTGATGGTGGGGGAACATCCTGATGCAGACCAAACTGCCGCATGACACGCTCTGGGTTGTATGGCTCAACCATCCAAATAAACAGTAGGTTGTATCGTGTGAACCACCACCGTCTGTCTCGCAGCATATCTGGTACTGGTTTAACAAGAGCCCAGACAATGTACACGTCGTGTTCCGTAAATGGGTCCCATTTAACCATGGTCTCCTGCAGCTATTCAAACTGTTGGTGGTATTCTGGGTAGCAACCATGTGCCACATTATTGGACCACCGTTTTTTAGCATGTACCCATCGACTTCCAAAAGTAAGAGGGGCATATTGTTCGGTGTGACCACCGTAGGGGTGAATTGGGTTCATTATCTAGGGACGCCCAACGGGGAGGTACTCCCACGACCATAACTGAAGAAACTATGCGCTTACATCAAGTATATGCCCCTTTGAAGAtgcattggttttctttgttGCATCACACAACCCCCTATAGGTATACGTGAGCATTGCAGAACCAAAGCTGTATATAGGGATGGGAGGTGGAGGCGAATCTACTATGTTCTTGGCTATCTTAATTAGACCCGGGAGAACAATGTCACCATGGGACGAAGGAAACATTATACCAAATAGGTACAGTAAATATGCAAAAAGATGTCGCCTCATGGTCGCATTATCTCCATCAGCTGGTAACTCTTGAAAATTATTGACCAACCAGCTTAGAAGGACCCCCCTAGGACGTGACCCTCCGCGGCTCGTAGCAGGCATTGCCACGCCAAGACGGTCATGTACCTCAGTTGACCAAGTACTAGAATAAGAGACCGGGACCAAAGGAGTACCCTTGATTGGCAAACAAGTGACCATGGAAACATCTCTGAGCGTAGGTGTCAGCTCCCCACAACTTAAGTGGAAGGTGTGGGTTTCAGGTCTCCAACGATCAACAAGGGCCGATAGAAGAGATGGGTCTAACGTGAACTTCTCCCTGCTTGATGTCAGCTTAGAAAATGGCAGAAGTCCATGGACCCTGAGATGTTCCTCATAAACATTGCTAACAAGAAACCTGTTCTTAATGGTTCGTACCCTGAAGGTCGGAGGTGGGTTTGAGTGGGCATCCGGGTTCAACCAGAGGTGGCAACGGTGTCCGGCATCGCAGGATCTTCGCAAAAGGTCTGGCAAATCCGACGTCATAACCTGCATCCATCGATGGTATAATCATACATTAATACATTAATCAGACTAAAAAAATAATTTAAATATGTATGCATGCAGCGATGCGATAATCATAGAATAATACATTAATACATGTCTCTTTATTACAGCACGCCTGACATACAAATATTTGAAAACAAAAAATTACATCACGTAGGGTTATTGTTGGTGCGGTAAGGGCATTCCCTTCGCGCATGACCGGGGCATCTGCAAAGGCGACAACGGCGAGGTTCTCCTGCCTGACTATGATCCATGTCATTCCTGTGACGTCGAGATTGGCGTCGTCCCCTCGCGGTCTCTTCAATGTCGGGTCCGGAACCCATTtggtagttctttctggaaactcGTACCTATAGTGTCCATCGAGTCCCCAGCTCCAGAACTCACCGTTCCAAGTTCCGAGTAGGTTCTGGATGTTGAAGTAGGGAGATATGTAGTTCTCCATGCTGATGTTGTGCGCTGCTGCCGCTCTCAGGACATGACTACATGGGTATCCTAAAAGCTTGGGCTTGTTGCAAGTGCATTCACACGTGTTGGGGCCGAGTTGAACAGCTTGCTTTCTCGATCCTCTATGGTGGCCTCTCACAAACTTGGCTCGCACGTGGATTTCCCACTTATTATTAAGTGCATCAATTTGACGAAACCCATGACTTTTGGATTTTTCAGCTTTCTCATCCAAATGCCGTTGCATCTTTTCAGACCATTGCTTGTTCATCACGTAACGTGTGTTTGCGACCTGCACTCTGTCTGCAAAGTATGACAGAGTCCGGTTCCAAGTTTCAGTAATCAGGGCTGTGATAGGGAGGGCTCGCACACCTTTCAGCACGCCATTGTAAACCTCTGACATGTTGCTGGTCATTATGCCGTACCGAGCCCCTGAGTCGTGAGCTTGCGCCCACTTACTTAAATCCGGGCAGTTCTGATTAATCCATCTACTCAAATTTATTTCAGTCCTCCGGCCCCTCCGGTCTTCTATCGGCGGCAAGGCAGCTTTCTCGATTTCTTTGTTGATTCCAGCGAGAGTGTGTTCACAGTGAGAGTGAGAGCGAGTAACGTCTTTATATAGAATCGGCTCAGCTCACGGAATC encodes:
- the LOC139831348 gene encoding uncharacterized protein, with amino-acid sequence MSCFDWSQRNQTWITKWIDEAESDGIRENRRYHGEILTAYNEWYRASTRTLLTGPPPSSLAHLTWASAYHRDTSIDKFRQIAEDAQNTLQLRNMDSSEGKSMVKRIFNTAIKGLRRLGCSRHDDVVSRAFDMPEAPSNRPSMVRVSQPSATPTVPVPSTSHTSNPRRESSLLERSQSAHISQRHGATQENDHFPSYPSGQRYSYTEGEYSQRFNTQESVDPTWSNMGAGLGHNMPPLRGRDHMQS